The genomic interval CAGGACGGAGAGGGTTGCTTTGCGGAGGGTGTCGACGTCGGTGATGAGATTGTAGATGTAGGATGAGAAGAGGGGGAAGAAGCTGTGTGCCGGTGTGTTTGTTAGTCATCCAAGCCAGGGAGCAGAGGTTCTTGAGAGGTAAAGGTGAGGTTAGGTCTTACGTGGTGAGGTCGTAGTCGTGTTTGCCGTCCGGCATCACGATGAGGGGGTCCTCGAGGTCCATTTCTCCCGCCTCGTGCTTAATGACCCAGATGTCGTGGAGGGTGCGACGGCTTATGCTGCCCGTCAAGTGGGCGTGGAGCTGTGATGGTGTCAGATGAGGGTGTTCATAGCTATAGGTCTCATATCCGTAAGGGTTCTCTTGAAAATATACCTCGATTTTAGGAAGAGCTACAAAATCCATATCTATTGTTGGTTGGGAACCCATCTTGTCCCAATTGTTGCGTTTTGTCTTGTTGAGGATATCCCGTGCCTTTCAGAAAGTTGTGAGTAGATGTTGGTTTGGTTTTCCCTCCTTATCAGCTGTCAAATGGGAACCGTCGATATCCCACCCCTCTTATTCCTGCCGTCTGTGCGGGTGGGCGGAATTGAACCGTCGGACCGGAAAAGAGGTGGTTGGGAAGAAGATCGCGGGGAAGTCTCCTGGGCGACGTTGAACTCAACTGATGTAGTTTCTAGAGAGGGGCGTGTGAGACAAGGCGACAACACTGCTGTGTttggaaaagaaaaaactGTGAGGTGTTTCGCGATTGGCAGTATGCAGTGCAGGTTTCCCGACACGGTTCCGAGTCGGAGCGGGCCGACGGTGCCGATCCCGGAGTGCAGGAGCCCCGAATTTTCTGGGATGCGTTTGCTTCCGGTGGAGTGAGACATTCCCGGCGCCGGCCTATTTGCTTTGTTCGAGTCCGGGTCACTCATGAAACTTTCCGTATGCCAATGCTGCGAttttcttttccttcccTTTGTTCCTATGTCTCTGCCGCTACTTTTTACACTTCAATTGACCTTAAGTTCTTTATGATACTACCACACTTGAATCGTTTATACTGCATTGCCAATATTCCTTTCAAAGTGAATCATGCATCCTGGCCAACTGACAATTCTGAAATGTTTCTCTTGGCTGGACATGGATCCAAGGTGGCATTGCACATCCAGAATCAAGCAGGCTTCAGTCAGCGCACGCAAATCCCAAGAAGATGAACTTTGGTTGTAGTAAACCGAATCAGGCAAACCACTCACATAAACCGCCTGTCTTGCAGTGCATTTTGATTAGTAGTCAAGTGCTTCTTACTATCCGTTAGTGAAAACGCAAGCTGCTTTTTTAGTTCACCGTGTGATTCGTACTTGTTAATCGTGAAGGCAACCTGTCCAGCTTTGGTTTGCCATACTGCCCATGTTATAACcacctcttcttcttgttaCGCCAATAAAGTCTCAAGTAATACCGCTCAAGCAGATTTGAATTCTATTCGATTTTTTGTTTTTCGTGGTATGAAGACCTTCAATCTCCAAATATGATGCAAAGTACATCTGGACATCCTCATTCCGAGGTAGACTCGAGTTGCAATGTTTCTTTCAGAAGGCCACACTTTGCGTATATACATACGATATACCTGGTATCCTTTTCCACCTGATCTCTTCCCACTCCCCTCACTCCTGCTTATGTCCAATCCTCGGCAGACACAGCCACAACACGAGCATGATCCCCAAGAAGGCGAGGATGATCGGCTGCAAAACCTGCACACCCTTCGCCTGCGCCAGCGCGCCGACGGCAAATGGCAAGATCGCCGCTCCGCTGCCGCCAAACGCCGCCGCAAAACCAATGGTGCTGACATGAAGATGCCTCGGCAGCAGCTTCGTCGCGGCGACGACAACGGCCGGGAAAAACGGACCCAAGAAGAACCCCTGAAGCGCGACCGCCACGGCAGAAACGTAAAAGTGCGGCACGAGCCAGAACACCAGCTCGAGCGCCATGGCGATGGGGATGTAGACCGACACGGCGAGCTTGACGCCCAGCCTGGGGGTCACGAAGCCGAGGACCGCGCGGCCGAGGGTGATGCCCAGCCAGAAGCCGACCGAGGTCATGCCCGAGTCGAAGTTGTTGGCTTTGCGGACTTGGATCATGAACTGCACGATCCAGCCGCCGAGGGAGACTTCGGTGCCGACGTaggcgaggaggaagagggcgCAGAGCCAGGTGACGCGGGCGTAGGGGCGTTTGAGGAGAGCGGTGCGGAGGCCGCCTCCGGCGTTGTCGCTGCGGGAGTGGCTTACCAGCTCGCGGTAGACTGCGCCGGTTTGCGTCCAGAAGGCCGCCGTGCACCAGACGAGCTCGATGGAGGCCAGGCCGAGCTGGGGAGGTTGTCGTAGGGTTAGAAAATATGAAACACCCAGATACTCTCTTCGTTACAGAGAATGGGTAGAGGGTGAGAGGTGTCTGGTACTCACCATGAAGTGGTAAAAGTTCCACCAACCCAAGTTTGCCTTGTTAATCATAGTCGTAGCAATCAAAGGGGCAATCACGCCGCCGACGCCATAAAACGCGTGCAAGAAGCCGAGGACCTCGTTGGCCCTCGCCATGTTGCCAATGTACGCGTTCCACCCGGCGTCGCTCAGGCCGTTACCGAAGCCGGCGACGACGAAGGCGGCCACCAGCGCCGGGTAGGGCGGGTGCTGGGAGATGATGATGTAGGCGACGATGTGGCACGTGGAGGCGATGACGGCGATGCCGCGCTGGCCGAGCTTCAGGTGGACGTAGTTGTTGAGGGCGGCCGAGAGGACGTAGCCGACGAAGGGAGAGAGGAAGACGAGGGAGACGACGACGTAGGAGAGGCCGTAGTAGGTTTCGAGCTGGTCAGGGGTGTCAGTCAGCGTGTAACTGGGGATATCACAGTTAGCTTGGACGGGAGGAAACGCACGTAGGGAATCAGAGCCTGTTTCTGAGGTCAGTCGCTATACGAAATTTTGGAGTTTCTGATGGGATTGGTGAGAGAGACTTACACCGTAGGCGGCATCATTCGCACCGGAGACGAGGAGACTGAAGAAGCAAGATAGGACTCTGAAGAGGTTCGACCTCGGGTGATTCCATCTCTGCACAACTTCGGCTGTTGTCGTCGGAGCCGGAAGGCCCCCCGTCGCATCTGTATTCGATCCTAGAACATGACCTTCGGTATTCAGGAGGCTGCCTTCCTTCGAGGTCAATTCCTGGAGGGGAATCTCCTGGCTGACCGTCAATGTGGTTGACTCAGCAGACATGTCGTATCTGATGGTGACAACTCAATGTCCTGTCCCAGACCCTTGAGCAGTTTGTCGACTCGAAGTTGATCAAAGCTTTCAATTAGAATTCTTTAATTGTATTTCAGCCGTAGTCCAGGTAGGCAAAATGTCAGGTGGGCTTGGGGTTTTATGGGAAGCAACTTCAAAGGAGTTTGAATTTGTTTGAAAGCTGAGAATGACGAATGGGGATCCTAGTCTACCTTGGACGGAATATGTAATACGCCATTCCTTGCATGGGCGATGTGGGACGATCTCGAGCTCGAAGCGGGTTACTCCAGACTCACGGATACCTACCTTGCGTCACTAAGCTCTGTATCCTAATTAGGGCTGGCTCGGCAGCTACCGAGTACCTTTACTGGTAGTGGAATGGTAGGCCTTCCCGGAGAACATTTCGCAGCCAGAGTCAAGACTCAGTTAGTACGACTTTATGTGACTTTGGCAATGTTACGAAGCAAACACCAGCGCTGCCATGGTGAACAATCGCCAACCCCGGAAACTCGGACACTGCGAAACGGCGGGCGGCCCGAAGGCCCGGAGACTCGATGGGCCTGCGAGCAACGCACGTCAGAGAGCTGATTGGCTATCTGGGTAAAGTTCGGTGAATCTGAAGGTGAACGTGCCTAGAAGACCGGTGGCCGGCTAAACGTTCTGTCCCCCGCGAGACTCGTTCACCATGGTTAGACCCGAGGAGACGGCGGAGAGGAGCGGACATCAGGCCCCGGTTTATTGTCAGAAGTGGATTCAAGGATTTGAAGTGTTTCCTCATTGGGAAGGATTGTCAACCTGTAGCGGCGACACTCCGCGACGCCTATTTAGACTGCGTTGGAGGAATAAGTGCGTCACGGGGTGATCAGTAATAGGATTCCATTGACTAATCTCATGTGCCAGAGAGGTCTGAATATGAATTCCGCAATGTCATTAGCTTGAATGAATCATCTTGCCGTGCTTACCCTTCCTCGTTCGGGTCAGCATGTTTCTTGTGTGACTTTCCCTATCACTTTTTGAGGGGGTTACTAGGAGAATTATGGAATTCCCAAATTAGTTCAGCGACGAAAAGAATATCCAGCATCCTGTCGTCTATAGCCACACCCAACGAGACAATTTCACCGCGGGAACTCGGGATATAGATGAATATCTCACTCATTATCGTTCTTCATTACACGTCCGCCATTTTTGTTGCTTCGAGCGGGCCTCCAACAACAGTAACGTAAACCCTGGCTGAGAAGCCAACTCTATCGGTCTTGAGATGCAGAAGTTCCAGCTCAAGAGTCTTGTTCCTCGGTAAAAAGACGAATGACAACACAGTTCATCCATGAGCAGATGAAAGGGTCGACACAGGAGAAGAAACAACTCAACCGTCACAAGCTCTTCTCCATGCCCGCCGCAATCCCACATGCCAACCGATCTTCTTCTATCTGATCTCAAGTCGCTCACCTACCTAGTCCCGCAGCCTCGTGGACACCAGCTAACAAGGGATGTTCGAACTTGCCAGGTGTCACTGCATCTCAACCTTCGTATACGCCCAGCCAAGCCCTCATCCTCAATCAACTAGGTCCCTCCAAAACGTCACGACGATATGTTCAGAAGCAGAATTTCATTAAGCCTCGGCATCTCCCATCTGACAAAAAGGCCATACGTAGACGGCAGATGCCATCAGGGTGAAGCCCGAACAAGCCCGGTCATGCAGGTGAGATATGGAGTCTTGTGCCCCGTCTTCCGAGATCACCCGCAGGGCGATGCATTCGTTCCCAGCAGTTCGGAAACTTTTTGCGCAGCTTCGGCTCGTCCCGCTGCCAGCCGCTTAGTCCCGCAAAACATTACCCTATCTCACGAGTATCCGTACAGATATCCATCTGCCTACATCACATCACATGTCGCAAGCTAGGTGAACCATGCGTCCGTCATGTCATGTTGTATGTGTCTTCATCGTAACATTTCCTCATTATTCAACTCTCACGCGTTCGAGCGCAGGATAAGCCGAGGACCCTCGGTAGTTGTTTTTTGAACATTGTACAGGTGTTATTGGCAAAGAAAAGCAGCATCGGACAAATTCCTACAGGTGTAATGGTAGGTAGTCGTGTGTGCGTTTGTTGGTTTTTCATTCCCCCCCTTTTCGAAGGAGGGACTTGAATCGGGTGTCCCAGTTTCTACCCAGTCTATCGTTTCCCCGCCCAGCCATTAAAAGCCGATCGATTCTATCGTTTCGCTCAAGACACCAATAAAACAAACAGAGGTCTGACGGAAGAAAAGGTTACAGGACACAAAAGAGAAACAGAAACACAAAGAAGTAGAATTATCCCAGCGCCAAAGGCAAGGAAAATGATTCATAAACGCCTAGAATAAAGCCACCCAAGCTTATTCTCTTGAGATGTCGCGACCAAAGACCTTGGACTTGAGCCAATCATTGACGACGAGGAGACGGTTGCGAGCTAAAAGGTCAAGAGCGTTAGCATGTGACTACAGTAGGCAGAATTACGTCAGGGGGATATAGAACTTACTGCTGAAGCACATGGAAAGGTAGGCACTGCGCCAGAAGAAGTAGGTCATAGTACCACCACTGGCAATGTTTCCGTTCCACCAGGCAACATCGGCGACAGCCTTCTCGCTGCCAATGTAGGCCAAGCTGCCCTGGTGAGAGTAGTGGAAGGGCTTGATGTCTTTAATGCGGCGGAGCTGGCGCTCGTGAGCCTCGATCTCCTTGGCGACCTCGGCAGCGTTGCCGGGCTTGAGGTTCAGGTTGGCGCTGAGCTCCTGGACGCGCTCCTCGAGGGTCTCGGTTCTGGCCATGTTGTTGAAGAGCTTGGCAAGGAAGTTACCCTCCTGTGCGGCGACCTGAGCAGTCGGGGCGTATCCGGCGACAGCGCAGTCGCCAATGGCCCAGATGTCACGGGTGCCCTGAACAACGAGGTACTCGTTGACGGCCAGACCGCGGCGAGAGTCCTTCTGGGCGGGGATCTTGGTGATGAGGTCGCGGATGATGGGGCGGACAGCGTTACCGGTAGCCCAGACGAGAAGACCGTAGGGGATGGTGAGGGTCTGCTTCTTTCCGTCGGGGCCGGTACCCTCGGCCTGGACGTAGGTGTCGGTGACCTTCTTGACCATGGTCTTGGTCAAGATGTCaatcttctcctcctcaaAGGTCTTCTCGGTGTACTCAATCAGCTGCTTGGAGAAGGAGGGCAAGACGTTGGGGAGAGCCTCGATCAGGGTAACCTTGAAGCGGTCGGCAATCTCGGGGACCAGACGCTTGATGTCCTGCTCGAAGAAGTCCTGAAGCTCACCGGCGAACTCGACACCAGTGGGGCCACCACCGACGACAACCATGTGCATGAGACGGCTGACATCCTCGGCAGACTGATCCTTGAAGGCGGCGGTCTCGACGCAGTCCATGATCTTCTTGCGAATCGCCTGGGCGTCGTTAATCTCCTTCAAGAAGCACGAGTTCTCGCGCACGCCGGGAATGCCAAAGGTGGCATTCTCAGCTCCGACACCGACGACCAGCAGGTCGTAGGCGACCTCAGTCTCGGAGGTGGTGCCCTTAATCTCCGACGTATCCAGGATCTTGACAACCTTTCTCTCGGGGTCGACGGAGCTGGCCTCGGCTTCGTAGAACTTGACGGCGGCCTTCTTGTGACGGAGGATGGTTCGGATGGGCTCCATGATGGAGCGGTGCTCAATGGTACCGGTGGTGCAGGAAGGCAGAAGAGGGGTGAAGAGGAAGTAGTTTCTGGGCGAGATGACGACGACGTTGTAGTTCTCCGTGTCAAGCTTCTTCAAGAGAGAGACGGATCCCCAGCCAGTGCCTGTTACAAGTTGTCAGTATGCGCGATATGTGCAGTGGGTGTATGAATGGCGCGCAGGCCGTCGAGTGAGGAACTCACCGAGAATGACCAGCGTCTTCTTGGTAGGGTCCAGCTCTACCTGATCCTCGGGGTGCCTGTCATCGTAGACAACATATCCAATGTAGCCGAAGAGACCGAGGGCAGAGAGGTAGGTCAAGCGCCAGGCCCATCTGAAGGTCTTGCGGACCTTGCCAGCCTTCTTGGGAGCGACATCGGCGTAGTTTCTGGTAAGCTGGCGCGCAACGGTTCCGACCTGGGGAAGGGCGGCGACTCTCGGCCTCGCGGTGAGGGTTCTGAGAGATTGTCTGGAGGTGGTTGTGAGGGTTCTGCGACCGGCATTGGCAGCACGCGGAGCTTTCGGGAGCAGCTGCTGGGCTGCGCGAATGGAGCTCATGGCTCTGACGGAGGAAGCCATTGCTTCAATTGGTGATGGAGAGGAAGGTCCCCGGTAACCAAAGATGGTTCTTGATGGCGAGGCAAGAGGATGCGACACTTGGTTGAAGGGAGGGGAAGAGggaaaaaggaaaaaagaaGTCACGAAGGAGTTCGGAGGAGGGAGGAAATTCGGAGACGATAAGGATGCGCGGGCAGCACAAGCTGGTAGGACAGGACAGGACAGGACAGAGGAACTGGGGGTGGGAATCGCAAAAGTGTGACGCAGCCAACGAAGAGAGATTTGCAGGCTGGCCGCTGGACCCTCCCGACCTGGCGGTATTTTTTGGCAGCTTGCAGAAAATTTCAGGTGCTACGGGGGTGAGGACGTGAGGTCAGAGATAGCGCGCTCCGCCCGCGGCGCCGCCAGCCCAAAAGATGAGGTGGAAGAATGGGAAGCTTGGACGGGAGAGACGGTGTGTGATTGGGTGGGATGTTTGCGGCAATACAGTAAACCGACCGCGAGACTCCGACTCCATCTCCCAAGAGCAAGCAATGTGTCTGCTGCCGACATTGGATCCAAAAAATGTCTTGGCCGTCCCGGGACCCAGCTGCCTTAGGTCCCTTGCTGCGCTTGCTGTGTAGTGTTAGCTGCTTAGCTGCTTACATGCTTACCTGGTGCTAGGCATACAGGGGATTCAACTAAACTCCGTATCGTGGTCCGCGCAGCCGCAGTCTGCTCCCAATGGAGCGCTTGTTTTTGCCCTATCAGTGGCAAGTCCACCGTCATATTCCACCTCAGCTTTGGGGGTCACGAACATACGCAGTATGGGCCATTTCGAGGTGGGTGTAAGTGGGCCTCGGGGTGTCTCTTGCCCTTTTCCCCTGGTTGTCTctgtattttttattttattttattccCTTGCCAATCTTGGTTGGCCTtgctgtttttttttttgtttttttacCCTTGCGCGGCGCCTTGTCCGCCGGCGGCCTTGGTCCAAAGAAGAAGCCCCGGCCACGCCCCGGCCGAATCCCGGCGTTTTGTCATTGAATTCTCCTTCCGCACCTGGGCACTTTCGGTCCGTCGCACCTTTACCAACTGCGCCTGGCTGATGTCGCGATAGCAACCCAGACCAGGATGACTCAGGAAATGTCTCCATATCGCGCTTTTTTTTTCGTGACTTTTTTATCCGCCGTCGAGCATCGTGCCCAATCATGCCTTTATCTTACACACATCCCTCACTAATATCTCGCAAAATCCAACTGGGCTTGACCCCCCAAACTCCACTTCCCCGTCCACCCTTACCAGCCTCCAGCCACCTCCAGGCTCCGCTGCGCCAGATCTCATCCACTACATAGTATGTAAATCTCCAACTTGTTTATAGCGGTAGTACCATATTGTGAAGCCTCTCGCGCACATGCTTTTCAATGGCATACCATCCTTTCACCCGAGAAATCCAAAGCTCGTGAGTGAGCTATCATGTTCCGTAAACTTACCTCAATCCCTCGGGATACCTCGACCCAAGGTAGTCGTACGCCCATTTCATCACCCCCGAAAAAATGACCATCGCACTAGTACCCGCAAGCTCCAAATGCCGTTTCTCCGAAGGGCCCCGAGCTAGAGCACGTCTTATCTCGGACTTGAGGAGTTCCTAGGTCTGCTTTTTAGCGTTGCTATGTGGCATGGAGTCGTTCTGCCCGAACTTGTTCCCCATACCCGACCACTTCCCGAGCCCCGAATCTGCACTCCATCCGGCCGAACGTCCCGGTCAATTCCTCCCCCTTTGCCCCCAATCCGGCAGTCCGGGCCCTCGTCTCGAGGTCAACGCCCACCGTCCCCCGGAACCATCAAGGTGCCCGTGCGGCCCGGTGTCTCCACTATTCTCCTTCTCTCCGAGGCCATCGCCGAAACCGTCGGACTTAGGAATTCTGGAGAATGGGACGGGACTGGCAGGGAGGCACGCGACGAAGCCCATCCAGTCTCCTTCCTTAAAAGCATCAATCCCCGAACATCTTCACGTGGGCGTATGCTCTCCGATGTTTTTCTTCCTTCCTCATCATCCCGTGAAGGCTGCCGGGAATTTCCGCCATCAACCTTCCTACATCAAAACATGTGGTGGCTGCTAACAAGTTGGATGCCACAACCGCCTCGGCCAATTACGGCCTTCTAGTAACCATCGCCTCGGCTCCTGTCAACCACTCCCCTTACTTTGTCCTGTCGCTCATCTGCTCTCCTGACCTTCCAACCTGGCACCTCCATACCGCACATGGCCCAAGACACACTCGTGCGTTGTTCCTCAAAGCACGTTGTGAGACTGAAAGTTCCCTCACACTACACAGCTAGCGTCGTCTCCACAGCTATCATCCAGAGATGGGACTGCACTCTCAGCACATGCTCGAAGCTGATggccgaggagaagaagggtcCCCAAGCGGCTCATCGGCAACATGTGCAGATTAGGAAAAGTTTCCTTTGCTGCCTCTGAGCCAAGCACACTCTGTACGAACCGCAGCCTTGGGGGGAAGGGGAGGGGACGGGGAGGAAATAGGATCGAGCGGGTAGGAAGCTAGTGTGTCGGCAGTTTTGTGATTGCGCGCGCGCGGAAACGAAACGGGGTGTCCATTTCGGCACAGCGTatcttctctctctccctctcgATGCCCGGGCCCGAGATGCTGAAACGCCGCAAACCCAACCCGCCAACAGCAGGTGAAGAGGGAAGATAAAAAGAGGAGGCGCCGATGGGATGGtatgggatgggatgggggTGGTCACTGTGCCTTGTGGTGGATACTGAAGCCGACGGCCAAGATGAAACAGGGTTCGTGTCTGACTTACAAGCTCACACAGGAGAATGTGGGCCAAGACCTCCAGAGAGCCGAGACTGAGAGGAACTCGAATCCAGAGGCCTCGCAGACGGAGCACCACCATTGCACCAGCAACCGCCTGGTTTGACACAAAAACCGTGATCGGATTTTGATACGGGCGGCAAGGCTGTGGATGTAGTCGTGGTGCGGCTGCCAAAACCCCACGGTTTCCAACATCATGCAATTCCTCACACCGCGGAGTGTTCGCTTGCGTGCCGTCTTATCCTCGCGAGCTTACGCAAACCGCGGCCCCCCCTCATCGTTTGATCACGAACAATGTCCGTCGGA from Colletotrichum lupini chromosome 2, complete sequence carries:
- a CDS encoding MFS transporter: MSAESTTLTVSQEIPLQELTSKEGSLLNTEGHVLGSNTDATGGLPAPTTTAEVVQRWNHPRSNLFRVLSCFFSLLVSGANDAAYGALIPYLETYYGLSYVVVSLVFLSPFVGYVLSAALNNYVHLKLGQRGIAVIASTCHIVAYIIISQHPPYPALVAAFVVAGFGNGLSDAGWNAYIGNMARANEVLGFLHAFYGVGGVIAPLIATTMINKANLGWWNFYHFMLGLASIELVWCTAAFWTQTGAVYRELVSHSRSDNAGGGLRTALLKRPYARVTWLCALFLLAYVGTEVSLGGWIVQFMIQVRKANNFDSGMTSVGFWLGITLGRAVLGFVTPRLGVKLAVSVYIPIAMALELVFWLVPHFYVSAVAVALQGFFLGPFFPAVVVAATKLLPRHLHVSTIGFAAAFGGSGAAILPFAVGALAQAKGVQVLQPIILAFLGIMLVLWLCLPRIGHKQE